A single genomic interval of Aegicerativicinus sediminis harbors:
- a CDS encoding HYR domain-containing protein: MMKKLYFSFVILILVIYKFQASTNISYLQPQIVPLDSNLAGLSIVEIKNGHKLDNNWDINQYKFEATTSHKIESTLAISCQGDIDSDTDTGLDYAVVNFSDPSPTLGAGLSTITQTEGPISGSQFPIGSTTITFQEEENATGTILGTCSFNINVTDNENPAANCVANFTISLDGSGNASINVNDINSGSTDNVGIANLSLSKTNFNCSDIGSNTVTLTVTDTAGNTSSCTTNVIVEDNLAPTALCRNITLQLDGSGNATMTAADIDNGSDDACGIKSITASKTSFSCADIGANTVTLTITDNNDNIATCNATVTVEDNVAPTALCRNITLQLDGSGNATMTAADIDNGSDDACGIKSITASKTSFGCADIGANTVTLTVTDNNDNISTCTATVTVEDNVAPTALCRNITLQLDGSGNATMTAADIDNGSDDACGIKSITASKTSFGCADIGANTVTLTVTDNNDNISTCTATVTVEDNVAPTALCRNITLQLDGSGNATMTAADIDNGSDDACGIKSITASKTSFSCADIGANTVTLSITDNNDNIATCTATVTVEDNVAPTALCRNITLQLDSSGNATMTAAEIDNGSDDACGIKSITASKTSFSCADIGANTVTLSITDNNDNIATCTATVTVEDNVAPTALCRNITLQLDSSGNATMTAADIDNGSDDACGIKSITASKTSFSCADIGANTVTLTVTDNNDNTSTCTATVTVEDNINPTITCPSNQNVSFDSTCNYTLIDFTGLLNASDNCGNNLSISQSPAVGTVITSNTQITLTATDDSGNSSSCTFSVIPSDTTPPVALCRDITVELGNGQATINADDIDNGSYDNCSVPTLSVSPANFDCSNIGNNTVTLTVTDANGNSSTCTANVLVKDVTAPDASCAGPITLTLDPSTGQANITDINSIYNGSGDTCSNITLSMSQTSFGCNDIGTRTIPLTITDAYGNSSSCNVTVIVEAPTITSGTVTGVVVNPIPDNPQPADDLIEVTACPGGVTIPKDVQLTLNLDGSSNITTANIKNWQFSNDQGANWTTVSNSAGKLQITLLNLTTTTVVRAVIQSGDCIEFSPVAVIRFLPPDEPPIIVSTTALDICLGDDVTVVAESYFEAFGQFGDGGLFNYAQPDGWRVNGIDGFFPASGNNTNEPTWKETNGPVIQSGIRYDTSDNTKFAIAQGPYSSTLETPVFNTVGMNPGDAILTFYTAYYFCNGANGKIELSLDGGNTYDIVLNTQQNDNFTSGNNTGVSVKTNSGSCGTGPNGQQPTSDPFRYTSVDLSDYINLSSLRVRFSYDAQGQSKCNGAYFPTGAGNTCSSVPHNFDVYSAWVIDDVGFPYAPIDEVLEWTDEKGTVVATGTTVAVEPVTPGIREYGVTALVNGCRADTDDGTEFININTSLAYAGQDRTPNSGECGQTTVPLNAYDNTLTAVENYNNGAYENGLYVVPNTAIGDINFQGTGVTGSWSIVSGPTTTCGATATFSSNTDPRATFTGQPGTYVLRWTLTNGCYDDVSITITNCDYVNFDGINDYVNFRDNYALNGNFSLEMWVKPNSTSGSPTIISKKNANSNSAGYALRLVGGKPRFEWYSTSGSGTITSSHAISSNRWYHIAVTFNGAYKLYVDGLDVGNQSGSAVAPGITPTDIDCILGAMDNGGASNDPPVNYFNGWIDEVRVWNIGLSDEMIHQMMNQEIKASGNDVMGEVIPRRIAGRDTDQNGTEDETLTWSNLDGYYRMNVDCGFLTAYKGVNGRLRNIFTPEEETAPIPYTTIRNGKWTNTSTATPWTYGNTVWDYPNSTGINGKEIKWNIVKTSHNVDLEQKDVTLLGLLVTSNEITVAQSGTKNEYNPGRGMWITHYLKLDGSIDLVGDSQLIQKRYTADQLNDSELDITSSGFIERDQQGTTNIYNYNYWGSPVSTINTTSINMPYTIGNTLLDGSDTNNPKSIQWTNSYDATGGNNPITLSKRWLYAFENYRIIENDAWAEYAQWNYIGNSGSIAPGLGFTMKGSGVGSNLYSNGEQNYTFKGKPNNSDIEVTITTGNMALVGNPYPSSVWIDEFILDNIPGGNSNSTQTMYGSLYFWEHYPSNKTHILEDYEGGYAIRNLTGAVLAPYSSLISGLGSSSKLPGPYIPVGQGFFVMSSGVASGKIKFENDQRYFERESSGNSTFMRTMKTNQLTNNPEETYPNRTLRFSFEAPTKTVRNLLLGFSTLNKATENFDPGYDAVNNDNLIDDLSFKVEDKLCTIQCREEFNENIRIPLNLKITTQGLYRMKLTEVQRFENEVNVYVFDQVHDTYFNLSKGDLEIVLEPGDYTDQFYMVFKKEEKEIVEVEEFTGLIINYLTNSREIYIKAPSDLNIKSVQLVNMIGQTVNSWSKFSINSSNEIRIPVNNTATGNYVLKMETEQKTYNKKIVIN; this comes from the coding sequence ATGATGAAAAAACTATATTTCAGCTTTGTCATCCTTATACTTGTTATATACAAGTTTCAAGCCTCTACTAATATCTCTTATTTACAACCCCAAATTGTTCCTTTAGATAGCAATTTGGCTGGTTTATCCATTGTAGAAATTAAAAATGGTCACAAGCTAGATAACAACTGGGACATTAATCAATATAAATTTGAGGCGACCACTTCACATAAAATAGAATCAACTTTGGCAATTAGTTGTCAAGGGGATATAGATTCAGACACTGATACTGGATTAGACTATGCAGTCGTAAATTTTTCTGACCCTTCTCCAACTTTGGGAGCAGGTTTAAGTACCATAACACAAACTGAAGGACCTATTTCTGGATCACAATTTCCAATTGGGTCAACCACAATAACATTTCAGGAAGAAGAAAATGCGACTGGAACTATATTAGGAACATGTTCATTCAATATTAATGTTACAGATAATGAAAATCCGGCAGCTAATTGTGTAGCTAATTTTACAATTAGTCTTGATGGTTCTGGTAATGCTTCCATCAATGTAAACGATATCAACTCTGGATCCACGGATAATGTGGGTATTGCCAATCTTTCATTAAGTAAAACTAATTTCAATTGTTCCGATATCGGAAGTAATACAGTTACACTTACTGTTACTGATACAGCAGGAAACACCTCTTCTTGTACCACCAATGTTATTGTAGAAGACAATCTGGCCCCGACTGCCCTTTGCAGGAACATAACACTTCAACTGGACGGCTCTGGGAATGCGACCATGACGGCCGCCGATATCGACAACGGGTCCGATGATGCCTGTGGCATCAAATCAATAACCGCCAGCAAGACAAGTTTCAGCTGTGCAGATATTGGTGCGAACACCGTGACACTTACCATCACCGACAACAACGATAACATAGCAACCTGCAATGCAACGGTCACCGTTGAGGATAATGTGGCCCCGACTGCCCTTTGCAGGAACATAACACTTCAGCTGGACGGCTCTGGGAATGCGACCATGACGGCCGCCGATATCGACAATGGGTCCGATGATGCCTGTGGCATCAAGTCAATAACCGCCAGCAAGACAAGCTTCGGCTGTGCCGATATTGGTGCGAACACCGTGACACTTACCGTCACCGACAACAACGACAACATATCCACCTGCACCGCAACGGTCACCGTGGAGGACAATGTGGCCCCGACTGCCCTTTGCAGGAATATCACCCTTCAGCTGGACGGCTCTGGGAATGCGACCATGACGGCCGCCGATATAGACAACGGGTCCGATGATGCCTGTGGCATCAAGTCAATAACCGCCAGCAAGACAAGCTTCGGCTGTGCCGATATTGGTGCGAACACCGTGACACTTACCGTCACCGACAACAACGACAACATATCCACCTGCACCGCAACGGTCACCGTGGAGGACAATGTGGCCCCGACTGCCCTTTGCAGGAATATCACCCTTCAGCTGGACGGCTCTGGGAATGCGACCATGACGGCCGCCGATATCGACAACGGGTCCGATGATGCCTGTGGCATCAAGTCAATAACCGCCAGCAAGACAAGTTTCAGCTGTGCCGATATTGGTGCGAACACGGTGACACTTAGCATCACCGACAACAACGATAACATAGCAACCTGCACCGCAACGGTCACCGTTGAGGATAATGTGGCCCCGACTGCCCTTTGCAGGAACATAACACTTCAGCTGGACAGCTCTGGGAATGCGACCATGACCGCCGCGGAGATCGACAACGGGTCCGATGATGCTTGTGGCATCAAGTCAATAACCGCCAGCAAGACAAGTTTCAGCTGTGCCGATATTGGTGCGAATACTGTGACACTTAGCATCACCGACAACAACGATAACATAGCAACCTGCACCGCAACGGTCACCGTTGAGGATAATGTGGCCCCGACTGCCCTTTGCAGGAACATAACACTTCAGCTGGACAGCTCTGGGAATGCGACCATGACGGCCGCCGATATCGACAACGGGTCCGATGATGCCTGTGGCATCAAGTCAATAACCGCCAGCAAGACAAGTTTCAGCTGTGCCGATATTGGTGCGAACACCGTGACACTTACCGTCACCGACAACAACGACAACACATCCACCTGCACCGCAACGGTCACCGTGGAGGATAATATTAATCCCACAATAACCTGTCCAAGCAACCAAAACGTAAGTTTTGATTCCACCTGCAACTATACACTTATTGATTTTACAGGGCTTTTGAATGCATCTGATAATTGTGGTAACAACCTAAGTATTTCACAGTCACCAGCAGTAGGAACCGTGATAACCTCAAACACTCAAATAACATTAACTGCAACAGATGATTCAGGAAATTCATCATCCTGTACATTTAGCGTAATTCCATCTGACACCACCCCTCCTGTAGCCTTATGTAGGGATATAACGGTTGAACTTGGAAATGGACAGGCAACTATAAATGCTGATGATATTGATAACGGCTCTTATGACAATTGTAGTGTACCAACCTTATCGGTTTCCCCTGCAAATTTTGATTGTAGTAATATTGGAAACAATACGGTAACCTTAACGGTTACTGATGCCAATGGAAATTCCTCAACCTGCACAGCAAATGTTTTAGTGAAAGACGTTACCGCACCAGACGCTTCTTGTGCCGGACCAATAACCTTAACTCTCGATCCTTCAACTGGTCAAGCAAATATTACTGATATAAATTCAATATATAATGGTTCTGGAGATACATGTTCGAACATTACACTAAGCATGTCGCAAACTTCCTTTGGATGTAACGATATTGGAACACGAACCATTCCCCTTACAATTACTGATGCCTATGGCAATAGTAGTAGCTGCAACGTTACAGTTATTGTGGAAGCTCCAACAATTACAAGTGGTACAGTTACCGGTGTTGTTGTAAACCCCATACCTGATAATCCTCAACCTGCCGATGATCTAATTGAGGTTACTGCTTGTCCAGGAGGTGTTACAATTCCGAAAGATGTTCAATTAACATTGAATCTTGATGGAAGTAGCAATATCACTACAGCAAACATTAAGAATTGGCAATTTTCTAATGACCAAGGTGCCAATTGGACAACAGTTTCCAATTCAGCTGGAAAACTTCAGATAACCTTACTAAATCTAACCACCACAACCGTGGTTAGAGCCGTAATACAATCTGGTGATTGTATAGAATTTTCACCAGTTGCTGTCATTAGGTTTTTACCCCCAGATGAACCACCAATAATTGTTAGTACTACTGCTTTGGATATCTGCTTAGGAGATGACGTAACCGTTGTGGCCGAAAGTTATTTTGAAGCCTTTGGTCAATTTGGAGATGGAGGACTTTTCAACTATGCTCAGCCTGATGGATGGCGAGTTAATGGTATTGACGGATTTTTTCCCGCAAGTGGTAATAATACAAATGAGCCTACCTGGAAAGAAACGAACGGTCCTGTAATTCAGTCAGGTATTCGTTACGACACCAGCGACAATACAAAATTTGCAATTGCACAAGGTCCCTATTCCTCTACATTGGAAACACCTGTTTTCAATACGGTGGGAATGAATCCTGGAGATGCTATTTTAACTTTTTACACAGCCTATTATTTCTGTAATGGTGCCAATGGAAAAATTGAATTGTCGTTAGACGGTGGAAATACCTATGATATTGTGTTAAACACCCAACAAAATGACAACTTTACATCCGGCAATAATACTGGAGTTTCAGTTAAGACCAATAGTGGTTCGTGTGGTACTGGACCAAATGGGCAGCAACCAACATCTGACCCATTCAGATACACTTCAGTAGACCTTTCCGATTATATTAATTTATCAAGCTTAAGGGTTCGTTTTTCTTATGATGCGCAAGGACAGTCAAAATGTAATGGCGCCTACTTTCCAACTGGTGCGGGTAATACGTGTTCTTCAGTACCTCATAATTTTGATGTTTATAGCGCATGGGTTATTGATGATGTAGGATTTCCTTACGCCCCTATTGATGAAGTTTTGGAATGGACAGATGAAAAAGGAACTGTTGTGGCAACCGGAACCACCGTTGCGGTAGAGCCTGTAACACCAGGTATTAGGGAATATGGAGTAACCGCTTTAGTAAATGGATGTAGGGCAGATACCGATGATGGAACCGAATTCATTAATATAAATACAAGTCTGGCTTATGCCGGTCAGGATCGCACTCCAAATTCAGGAGAATGTGGACAAACAACTGTACCACTTAACGCCTATGACAATACATTAACAGCTGTTGAAAATTACAATAATGGAGCCTATGAAAATGGACTTTATGTTGTTCCAAACACCGCTATTGGTGATATAAATTTCCAAGGAACGGGAGTCACTGGAAGTTGGAGCATTGTTTCAGGTCCAACCACGACCTGCGGTGCAACTGCAACATTTTCAAGTAACACGGACCCCAGAGCCACTTTCACTGGACAACCTGGAACCTATGTATTAAGATGGACTCTTACTAATGGTTGTTATGACGACGTTAGTATCACCATCACAAATTGTGATTATGTGAATTTTGATGGAATTAACGACTATGTGAATTTCAGGGACAATTATGCCCTTAATGGTAACTTTTCTTTAGAAATGTGGGTAAAGCCCAATAGCACTTCTGGAAGTCCAACCATAATTTCAAAAAAGAACGCCAATAGCAATAGTGCGGGATACGCCTTAAGATTAGTGGGAGGAAAACCACGATTTGAATGGTATTCCACTTCAGGTTCTGGAACAATTACCTCAAGCCATGCCATATCTTCTAATAGATGGTATCATATCGCAGTAACCTTTAACGGTGCTTATAAGCTCTATGTAGATGGATTGGATGTTGGGAATCAATCGGGCTCAGCTGTGGCTCCAGGAATTACACCAACGGATATAGATTGCATTTTGGGGGCTATGGATAACGGTGGAGCATCTAATGATCCACCTGTAAACTATTTTAATGGATGGATTGACGAGGTTCGAGTTTGGAATATTGGCTTAAGTGATGAAATGATTCATCAGATGATGAACCAGGAAATAAAAGCCTCTGGAAATGATGTAATGGGCGAAGTCATTCCGAGACGTATTGCAGGCCGAGACACAGATCAAAATGGAACCGAAGATGAAACTCTAACGTGGAGCAATTTAGATGGATATTACAGAATGAATGTTGATTGTGGTTTCTTAACAGCTTATAAAGGTGTAAACGGTAGACTTAGAAACATTTTTACACCTGAAGAGGAAACGGCACCAATACCCTACACCACTATTAGAAATGGCAAATGGACCAACACCTCTACCGCTACCCCTTGGACTTATGGAAACACCGTTTGGGACTATCCAAACTCTACCGGAATTAATGGAAAAGAGATTAAATGGAATATAGTTAAGACTAGTCATAATGTAGATTTAGAACAGAAAGATGTCACCCTTTTAGGATTACTTGTTACTTCAAACGAAATAACGGTCGCTCAATCAGGTACCAAAAATGAATATAATCCTGGTCGTGGCATGTGGATAACTCATTATTTAAAACTTGACGGCTCAATTGATTTAGTTGGAGATTCTCAATTAATTCAAAAGCGATATACCGCCGATCAATTAAATGATAGCGAATTAGACATTACCAGTTCAGGTTTCATTGAGAGAGACCAGCAAGGGACTACCAATATTTACAACTATAATTATTGGGGATCTCCGGTAAGTACAATTAACACCACCTCCATCAATATGCCATATACAATTGGCAATACACTCTTAGATGGTTCAGATACGAACAATCCAAAATCCATTCAATGGACCAATAGTTATGACGCAACAGGAGGTAATAACCCCATCACCTTAAGTAAGAGGTGGTTATACGCTTTTGAAAATTATAGAATTATAGAAAATGACGCTTGGGCCGAATATGCACAATGGAATTACATCGGTAATTCCGGTTCAATTGCACCTGGATTAGGATTTACGATGAAAGGAAGTGGAGTAGGTTCTAATTTATATTCTAACGGTGAGCAAAATTACACATTCAAAGGAAAACCAAATAACTCCGATATTGAGGTAACCATTACAACAGGCAATATGGCCTTGGTCGGAAACCCTTATCCATCTTCAGTATGGATTGATGAGTTTATTTTGGATAATATACCAGGAGGAAATTCTAATAGCACACAAACCATGTATGGCAGTTTATATTTCTGGGAACACTATCCATCAAACAAAACACATATTTTGGAAGATTATGAAGGCGGGTATGCTATAAGAAATTTAACTGGAGCAGTTTTAGCCCCCTATTCTTCTCTAATAAGTGGCCTAGGCAGTTCATCCAAATTACCCGGGCCGTATATCCCAGTGGGGCAGGGTTTCTTTGTAATGTCTAGTGGTGTTGCCTCAGGAAAAATAAAATTTGAAAACGATCAACGCTATTTTGAACGTGAATCCTCTGGAAACTCCACTTTTATGAGGACTATGAAAACAAATCAATTAACAAATAACCCGGAAGAAACCTATCCAAATAGAACTTTGAGGTTCTCTTTTGAAGCACCTACTAAAACAGTTAGAAATTTGTTGTTAGGATTTTCAACTTTGAACAAAGCCACTGAAAATTTTGACCCAGGATATGACGCTGTAAATAATGATAATTTGATTGATGATCTCTCCTTTAAAGTAGAAGATAAATTATGTACTATTCAATGTAGGGAGGAGTTCAATGAAAATATTCGAATACCGTTAAATTTAAAAATAACAACACAAGGACTTTATAGAATGAAACTTACCGAAGTACAAAGATTCGAAAATGAAGTTAATGTATATGTCTTTGATCAAGTCCATGACACTTATTTTAACTTATCGAAAGGTGATTTAGAAATAGTTCTTGAACCAGGAGATTATACTGATCAATTTTATATGGTCTTTAAAAAAGAGGAAAAAGAAATTGTTGAGGTAGAAGAATTTACTGGATTAATAATCAATTATTTAACTAACAGTAGAGAAATCTATATTAAGGCCCCAAGCGATTTAAATATCAAATCTGTTCAATTAGTAAATATGATTGGGCAAACGGTGAATAGTTGGAGTAAATTCTCCATAAATTCCTCCAATGAAATAAGAATACCGGTTAATAATACAGCAACAGGGAATTATGTGTTGAAAATGGAAACCGAACAAAAAACCTACAACAAAAAGATAGTTATTAACTAA